AGAACACGATAATCAGGATATGGATGGAGCACACACATTCTAAAGGTAGAATTTGAATTGAAGGCATAAGAAAGACTCTTGGAGTTGTTGAAGACAAAATGAGAGAAAGTCGTGTATGTTAGTTTGGTCATATACAAAGAAGATAGAAAAAAATACAAGGTAGAAAGTTGTAAAATTGAAACGTGAAGGAGCTTAGAAGATGAAGAGGTAGGACGATCCAAGATTCTAAAATGACATGAAAATTTGGGATTAGTGTGAGCATGAcaacagatatatatatatgaatggtGGAAGAGAGAATGATTGTTAGATTTGATTTTCTTAGTGATAGATTAGTATTAAATAGAGCACTGATCTTTACACTATTGTTTCGATACATGTAGTCGATTCCATGTATTTGTTTTTAggctttgatatttttattattgttgatacATTGCAAGAGATGTTGGAGGAAAAGACTTCAAAAGGAGTGAACAAGCTTTTTTCTTAACTTTTTGTTTGGAAAATAAACTCCGAACCAAACATTGGAATAAGGGAAGAACAATTATTCTAGAAATGATTTTTCTTCAAAATAAACACAAGCTATCTTCGTGTTTTGATTTGATGGGTTTAAATTGGATTAAGGAGTTTCTAGATTGGAGACTTGGGCGATTGGTGATTTAATACCCATGCCACAAGTTAGGCCAGGAATTTAATTAACGGAACCCAACTAAAACTGACACATATGATGTTAAAGGACTTAAAAGTAGTAAATCTGAACAAAAAAAAGCAATTAGCGGCAAGTTACATCATTAGATAGGTCTTAATTGTAATATTTTCCTTATGTAATACTGttgttttcttaaattttttctcGAAGTATGATCTTCTCTGGTTTTGGCCTTAAGAGGATGGTCACAAACTCTTTTATCATCATTGAGCTCAAACATCTATGTAGAAAATCTTATAAAAGTTTCTTACTTAATCCAAATGATTGTAATATAATTCATTTTCCTCACCCACTTATGATCTTTCATATTTTTCCACAAAGAATCTCTTGAAGAATATGATTTTTGAACTTTTACAAGGATAAGATGATTCATCAAACCCCCATTACCCCCGCCTTGGTGGGAGGCGCTTTAGGGGAAAACGTAATGCTCTTTTTTCAGATATATTACTGTGCTTTGTACTTCCGAGTAGGTGGGTTTTCAACTCCTTTTGCAGTTGAGTTGTAAATAATGGTGCGACTAGACCGTTAGTGAATTATTGTTACCAAACATTTTTGATTACATAATCTATTCTTTGCAACGTTAATTCATGCTGCAAATAAGCTATTAGCTTTTGGccttatttaatcaaattctCATGGGTGGTTGTGGTGCTGTTTTTCTATTTATGATTTGAGTGCTACGATAGAGTACATGTTTGATACTTGTGACTAACCATGCAAACTTCCGGATATGCGAAATATAGAACTATTCTTTAGCtgacctcttttttttttttataatcacTTAACAAATAAGAAGTAGATATTTCTTGATGATCTTGCAGATTCTTACTGCCCATGATGATGAAGTATGGTTTGTGCAATTTTCTAATAATGGGGAGTATCTGGCTTCATCATCAAGTGACTGTACTGCTGTTATATGGAAGGTATTTTGCTTCTTTTTTGTAACTTGATacttctaattttacattagaTGCTAAAATTGAAGATTATTTGATTTCTTCCTTATATAGATATGTGGCTTTTAGTGTCACACGATTCGCTAATTTTCTCGCGAATCGTGAATCGTAAAAAGCGAATTGtggtcggttttaggctatttatttgtcattttgagcgaatagTGAATTTGAAAAGCGAATTATGTAACACTGGGCTTTCAAAGTGAACATTGATCAGTTGATGCTGGGGCATGTCTCTTCTAACTTTAAGTGGGGGGGAGATGCAATGCAGCATCACCTGAAACCGaacatttttttttggcttGTAAGGGATCCCTTTTTTTAACTGGGTAGTTTATATTTGTTAACATATAGTTGAGAAATTATGTTGTAGGTAGTTGAAGATGGTACATTCACCGTGAAACATGCATTAAAGAGTCACCAAAAAGCCGTCTCTTTTGTAGCATGGAGTCCTGACGACACTATGTTACTCACATGTGGCAATCTAGAGAACGTTAAGTTGTGGGATGTAGAAACGGGTATGTGTAAGCGCACATTTGGTGACCCTAACTTCATTGTGAGCTCATGTGCGTGGTTTCCCGACTCAAAAAAGCTTGTTTGCGGAAGTTCTGATCCCGAAAAGGGCATCTGCATGTGGGACTGTGAAGGGAATGAGTTGAGGGTTTGGCGAGGAGCAAGAATACCCAAGGTACTAGATCTGGCCGTGACCTCGGATGGTGACTATCTTATCAGTGTTTTCTCGGACAAGGATATTCGGATACTGAATGTGATAACAAATGCCGAGCGTGTGGTATCGGAGGAGCATCCAATCACCTCACTTTCTCTTTCAGCAGACGGCAAGTTTTTCATCGTCAACCTTAACAGTCAAGAGATCCATATGTGGGATGTGGTGGGCGATTTGAAGGAACCAGTGAAGTACACGGGGCATAGGCAGCACAAATATGTGATTAGGTCCTGCTTTGGTGGTTGCAACAGTAAATTCATTGCCAGTGGTAGCGAGAATTCAGAGGTATTGCATTTTTTAATCTCACCCGAGTATTCTCTTACTTCTCCCCTATTCCCTGCTCGGCTGCTCCATCATTGAAGTAGGGCATAAAAACCCGTTAATTGTTTCGTTCTAAGATTGATTTTGGTCGACTTTTTATGTTCATTAGTGAGTGCTTTCCGGGATAAAATAGTTATTTGCCGCTTCTTTTCGGAAACTTTATCTCTAGCACCATTTGTCTAAGTATCTGTGGAAGATTTTGTGCATTGTATACAGCAGGGAAGCTAATCTGCGTAACGTGGTTCTGATTTACAGGTCTATATATGGAATCGACAAAAGTCTGAACCCATCGCAGTTTTATCTGGGCATTCAATGACCGTAAACAGTGTTAGTTGGAACCCGAGAAATCCTTATTTATTGGCATCTGCAAGTGACGATCACACTGTCCGCATATGGGGACCGACAAAATCGAAAGCAAACGAAATTTTGGTAAAAGAGAGTTGTTGAATAGGATTCATGCAGCATGTCTCATGTATATACTCCatggtattttttatttttataaaataaattttcataattaatttttcatgtaTGTGGGCTTGGCCCTCAAATTTTGACTCTCctagttgtatatatatgtgcaagTGTGCAACAACTACTAGTCTTTCAGCAGAGTTTGCAAACTTGCAATTAGAGACTTAGTTTTGattttgcttattttcctaTTGTTTTCCTACTCATATACTTCACTAGTAAAACATTTCATTTAACTATAAATGGAATTTTGAGTTTGCATTAATCTTAAATGTAATTGatgtctatattttttttattttattttttttttaaaaaaaaaaatattttgggtAAGGATAACTCTTACGGCCAAGACGGGATGAAAAATTGATCTTCCTATATGAAACGTGAAAATCGAGAAGAAAAGCCTTTAACCACTAGGTCGATCATGATTTGCAACatttatgatttaattttattcttaaatattgtatttttttaactAGGATTTAAATTAGAGAATCTCTATATATTAaagtaaaagaataattttataAGTAATGAGAATCAAATTTTTGACCAAAGTGAAAgctttgaaaaatcttttgaaagctttaataaatatttgaatCTAAACTAGAAGTCAACCTTGGAAAATCAGCTAAGCATGTAGATGCAAATGATTTGTGTGACCACCTTTGTTTCCTATGCCTTGTTACTTGCCACTTCAAATTTCAGCACCAAAATGATTATAACTTTCACTATGATGACCAactaacacaataataaaaatttgtttttaataaaattaaaggttTAAATTCCtttcaatttcttcttttaaatttttttaatctaaaattgttatctaaataataaaaaatacattgttaaaatttctctttttctttttccttaaattttcttaatttaaatATAGTATTAATTACTACCATTCCATCTTTGCCTGttgtaaaataaaatgatactTTCCTGTTCCTATTGATTGTCtagttttctttttagtttatttcattaattttgtctctcttttttttaacaatgatttcactcttttttttttattttattcataaatttatatttttccctttattttaatcattcgtttattttttatcttagtTTTTTAACTCAATTTACTTTTCTActaaatttcatttattttataatttttcaaaaatagagCAACAAAAGAGCATTTAGTAGGAGTAAAAAAAATAGTTGATGTTATGATGTTATCAATGACTAAGTCAACGTTTGGTAGCTTAGTCCATCTCAAACTTGTCTTCTTAAATGCGTCATTGAATTGGATGTGCTCTATCCATATTTCCTTTGACTACTCCATCACCTCATTTATTATTTTGGGaaatggtaaaaaaataaatggatttttattcaatttgctgaaaataaatttaattattatttatttttaaataaattcatcTATTTAGCATAATTgttgaaataaatttaaatattatttattcctACTTTTTTCTTATAAAGCAAATATGATTATAAACAttaagttgatttattttttgcaaatcTATTTAATTGGTGgatttattcaaaaatatatgATAGGAGGTTTATTTTCAATGGATCAAACAAATGATagtttattattgataatttactctattttttctAATcatgtgttattattatatctGAGGTAGGCTAACGACAGGCTACAAGACAGAGGTAATCAATTCTTTATATATGTAATGAGCAAATCTCTATTATGAAGTTTAAAAGGAAAGTCAACAATCACTAAATTAACATAAAGATATTTGCTTTAATAAATActgattattcaaaataaaaatattacaattgaAATAATAGAAGAATTGTGTGCATAGATAacatgaataataaatttaatcatctatttttttaaaagaattttttttaaaagggtAATGATGCATACTATCTAGAAGTAATTAGTAGAagtatttcataaaaaataaatattaattacacTCGTATTTGTATAATTtgcattaaaattataatatttagtgAAGAATAAATGTTAATTAAATCGTTGTTTATGTAATTTACATCAAAATCAAAGATAATTCTATTCTAAAAAATGAATTTGATACTCAAatactgtaacaccccggctcCTCGGActgctggtgactactcatggagattATAGACTGGCTCCAGAgatcaacacaagtctttccagcgcactttatcctcactcgtgcgcgcctAGGAAAACTTCCTAGGAGGTCatccatcctaagattgctccccaccaagcatgcttaactgtggagttcttagcaaatgggctcccatgaaaagaagatgcaccttatttatatgagtagtctatcaatcatttTTGAAATCTCAATTCGAGGTatcacactcacccccacttaggaatacaacgtcctcgttggaccgtaatttcaggatcttttccctCGCTAGGTGCCCTGAACACACAATCAGCCACGGTCatagggttgctctgataccatttgtaacatcCCGACCTAACGGAccactggtgactactcatggagactatagactggccccacagaccaacacaagtctttctagCACattttggcctcactcgtgcgtgCTCGGAAAAACTTtctaggaggtcacccatcctaagattgctccacaccaagcacgcttaactgtagaGTTCTAGTAAATGGGCTCCCAttaaaagaagatgcaccttattTATATGAGTAATTTATCAATCATTTTTCAAATCTCGATCCGGGTTATCACATATACAACCTTTAAAATGTACTTCTATATACTTTCATGGTTAGTTCTGTACACAAATCAAGTTAGACAAATGAAAAATGGATGAAATTCAAACTCAACCTTTTTGTCATAGTGATTTTAATAAACAAACTCAATCAATAACTTCGCCAATGAAATAAGACAAACTACCATTTTTTTACAATTCATGGTAAATTACATAATTGCATCTATAAATGTATAACTATATCATTATAATTTAGTATATGGTGAGGattaaataacaaaagattgatactccctctaattcagAGTAAGcgttttatttcttttaggtCAGTTCACCCTCAAATGTCTCGATGTGGACATTTTTATTGGAGTCTCCTTACGTTAATATTTGTGTAAATTCCAAATAAGACGACATTTGTTATGCATAGAGAGAGTGTCACATGAGCCAAGTATTCCTAAGGATGTGgaggtgaagaagaagaaggatgaaatgtataaaatttatcaACAGCAAGAGAAACATCCCAAGTACAACTAAGTCCTTGAGGGAAggtaacaagatctcctgctcCAAATTCAACATAGGATGTTGTTGATTCTGTTGACTGCCCACCTTTCCTTTTTGGGTATGCCCTAACTTTGCCTTTCACCAAATAACATGTCTCTTCTGCATCATATCTCAACTTGTATTTCCCTGCTGCACAAGCCCATCTATTTCCACCAAAAAAATACATATCATATTTGTTAGAGTATAAATATCGCACCAtgtataaggagagtctttgctgcatccacacttttagccaAAAGGCTTTTATGTAAGGTGGTGTGTTAGAATATATGACATGTGTTAGCTTCAACCACCAGCTTAAGCTCTTCGTTAATTTAGTTCCTTGAAAATATTCAAGCACCGAGTAAAAATGctcaatattttttaaactcaTATTCATCTTACACTAGTCTTGAAATTCCAAATCTCAAAAGTAATATATTTGAAATCTTTAGAGCTATGTGCAATTGGAGATTTTGGGGATGTGCAACAATAATAAACTCAAGCATATTGAGATGAAGCATGTAGTGTAAGACTTTGATATGAAACAAAAAGAGACCCTAAATATTAAAAccgaatataattttaatttttttttttttaatttttactacgCTTCTAGTTGCACATACTCGTAACTGCATTGTTGTAGTTATAAGAATGAATATGAGAGAATTTAGATTGATAAAGAAACTTACTTGGGCCAAGAAGTAATGCCTAATTCAGCTAGTCTTgattttgaagggtttttttcCACTATAATTCCCATACTTTCATCTACTTTTGATTGGTTTTGTGACGGCTCCATTTAGTAATACACAAACAATCAAGCAATGTTAACTTTGCTATTTTTCTATGTGAAATATGATGCCcttattaagtatttttcaCCCTTAGCTTGATAAAGTTTTTCAAGTAGCTATGGTTATTTAATGGTGTGGAAAATGAAAAGTACAAGTGGTTGTATTACGGGTCATAAAGAGGTGTTTATTCGAGTCATCAGACTGATTTTGAATTAGGTATTTTATGttgatttgaaaattaaattttatgtcatATTGTGTTTTACATAATTGTGAATCATTTTTAAAGTATAGttaattgaatttaattataagactggataaattttaaatcatcatatctattttgaaaaaaattaagatataGAAGTGTAGTCATCTCATTAATATCTTGTTTGACTTGGTAGTTGTCACATTACTACTTTGTGTCCACTTTCACTAGGATGTAGGATGAAGGATCATTATTATTTGACCAAATATTAAATGCTTTTTGTTACTATATTTTTCTATGTTTATACATGTAGATACATTGAAAATTGATGAATTAGTTTGACCATATCATTAACTCATTTTCATACAGACATTTATTAGTTACAATGTTTAATGTATTTGATTCAATGATAATCTCAAGGTCACCCTGAATTTAAAACACCAAATAAAtgcataaatattaaatattattagtgGGTATAATTGATGGGTATTATTATAATTCGCAACttcttttatatattgaactttcTGGTTACTTTTTAAatctttaatctttaatatctctttAAAAACGCTCTCCTAATTGCGCGCGATTGGACCGTAGTATACTTGCGTAAAACGCGCGACTTCACCGCGGTCCGGTCGCGTCCGACTGAATGTTATAAATCactgcaaactttaaacgatcgtcatttctcgtTCAATTGTcaaaattgggcatataatatgtcgttaGAAAGCTCTTTAAatctagtttctaatgccgcaaaccttGATCTAATACgatttttctattaaaatttatacccaaaagattgaacatttatcaaattttacataagtatattttaaatgatcatcatttctcgctcggttattGAAATTGGGCATGTAATATATCATTAGAAAGATCTTGAAATCTAAGTTCTAATGCTGCAAATATTGAAgtaatgtgattttcctattaaaagttttggccaaaagagtgattatgtattaaatttcaacacaaaacgtgCGATAAggtttatttttcgattttaaaaaattgttttcttttttaaaattaatagtttcattttaatttaattattattaataaatttggtTTTGTAATAACAATGCTTGATTTTATAGTTAAAAGTAGATTTAAgggcattttagtaattttattaaaaaaataagtgacaatataataaaaagggTTGTGAAATTTAAGAATTGGGTAATTGAATTATATGCATAAGTAAGATTAATAAACGATTAATAATACATGAGGATTAAAGGAAAAAGTAAATACaatatgattatttattttttttttacgcaaattaaaaataatataataagtaaATAGTAAACCGCTATTATTTTAAGACCAGTATTTTAGGCTCCGTTATCATTGTCATATTGTCATATTGTCATGTTTAAGTTTTCTAAGATCCATCATTATAGATATATTCATATTTAAGTTCGGATAGGGGCAATTGAAATTTATCAAGTTTAACTATTTAAGTAATTAACAAATTGCCTCCACATTGAATTTTAAGTAACTATAATTTTGTTTTGTCAAGTTGAATAGATAAATATCAAATTGTTGAATTTGTTTTAAATACCTCTAAACAGAACATAAAAAATTTATCGTTATTTACCTTTTTTATAagtttgttaatatattattactagA
The sequence above is drawn from the Amaranthus tricolor cultivar Red isolate AtriRed21 chromosome 5, ASM2621246v1, whole genome shotgun sequence genome and encodes:
- the LOC130812958 gene encoding WD repeat-containing protein WDS homolog; amino-acid sequence: MGILECRKSEKSPKRRKLCKNSLTMDSDSSSAVLGSKGLIRKNEFVRVIIQCLLSLGFSKSASCLELESSISYKSKEFQAIESELLDANWEECIKSLNELKGLTDEIQSSALFLVIKQYLLECLSHGDDMTALTFLQKRVSDLKLGKEKVHNLAFTILFTKEKGVNETNDNLHELRKKLLVELETLLPSPFTIPERRLEHLVETVVTSQIDSCLYHNLSGAVSIYEDHCCSNDQIPTETIQILTAHDDEVWFVQFSNNGEYLASSSSDCTAVIWKVVEDGTFTVKHALKSHQKAVSFVAWSPDDTMLLTCGNLENVKLWDVETGMCKRTFGDPNFIVSSCAWFPDSKKLVCGSSDPEKGICMWDCEGNELRVWRGARIPKVLDLAVTSDGDYLISVFSDKDIRILNVITNAERVVSEEHPITSLSLSADGKFFIVNLNSQEIHMWDVVGDLKEPVKYTGHRQHKYVIRSCFGGCNSKFIASGSENSEVYIWNRQKSEPIAVLSGHSMTVNSVSWNPRNPYLLASASDDHTVRIWGPTKSKANEILVKESC
- the LOC130812919 gene encoding uncharacterized protein LOC130812919 produces the protein MEPSQNQSKVDESMGIIVEKNPSKSRLAELGITSWPKWACAAGKYKLRYDAEETCYLVKGKVRAYPKRKGGQSTESTTSYVEFGAGDLVTFPQGLSCTWDVSLAVDKFYTFHPSSSSPPHP